Genomic segment of Vulpes vulpes isolate BD-2025 chromosome 16, VulVul3, whole genome shotgun sequence:
AAGGCAGGTTAAACAAGTGTAGAGCAATCAGCCCCAGATTTGATGTACAACtgaaagatctagaaaaatggcaaaataaccTGCTCCCATCACGCCAGTTTGGTTTCACTGTACTGACCACCTCAGCGGGCCTTATGGACCACGAAGAAGCAAGACAAAAACACACAGGAGGGAAAATCCTGGGATTCTTTTTCTAGGGATGTAATTCatacatgcaaataaaatgcctcaatggaaaaaaaaagaaaaaaagaaaaccaccagtccaggggtgcctgggtggctcagttatttagACATCAACCTTCAGCTCAGCTCAccattcctgggatcgagccctgcattgggttccctgcttagtggggagtctacttctgccccttccccctccccccactcatgctctctctctggctcactctctcaaataaataaataaataaaatatattttttaaatattgaaagaaagaaagaaagaaagaaagaaagaaagaaagaaagaaagaaagaaagaaatcaccagTCCAAACAGTGCCTCTCAAATTTTTACAGCCACAAGGATCACACAAGCAGGCCCTACGATTCCTCAATGGCACCAGCATCACCCAGACCCTTGTAGGAAATGCAAGCTCCCAGGCCCCGCCTCAGCCCTATGAGTCAGAATCTGCACTTTCACAGGACTTGCAGATGAATCACATGCACAGTAAAGTCAGAAGTGCCGGTCTAGAATGTTCCTGTGGTATATTAGGAAAAGGACCCAGCTGGAGGCAGAATGCGGTACAAAAGCCTAAGGTTCCAAACCCAACTGTGCTGTTTCCCTGAACACCTTGGACAAGCCATGTTTGCTACTCTAGTTTCTTTACTGACAACATGGCAGCAAGGGAGGGAACTGGATGAGACCAGGGAGAGCCAGTAAGGTGCATTTCTCATGCCAACTGATCTATCTCAGTAGTAGTCACCTAGACCAATAGGTTAAAAAGGCCACCAGTGGGCTCAGTTCTGAGTGTGAGCCATGACTGATCAGCAACATCTGTCCCCATGGCCCTGCTGGGAAGAGAAGTAGCCCAGGTGCCTTATACTTGCCATTCCTTATCTGGATATTTTCTAAGGTCCTTTGCTCACTAAGCACTCTTGAGTGCCAAGCGCTGTGCTAGAATTGGAAGTGGAGAGGTAAACAAGACACCCTATTTACTCTCAAGAAGCCATTTAGTGTGAGGAAGACCAAACACAAGCAGGTAGAGTTACATACAATATGTTGCCAACCACAGGGTATCACGGCAGCAAACTGAAGGGAACATAATCCAGTCTCTCTGGAATCAAGGAGGACTTCTAGGAAGGCTCAAGAGGCAGGAAAGAGCACACAGAGTCCAGAAGAACTGTTCCTTACCACCGAGGGGTAATGCTACGTGGTTAGTGGTGAGAGGTGAGTGGAGAGATAGcaccaggccaggcctggggttAAGCCCTTAAACCTATTGAAGGATCGTAAGTGGGATGGATGACCTGATGAGTTCTGCAGGTTGGAAAAATTATTCAGTGGCTGGTAAACAATGGTTTGAAGCAGAAAGAAGACGGAGGACCAGGAGGATCAATGCCACTCAAAGTGTGGCCCAGGGCCATCCATGGTCCATGAACCGTTTGCTACCCGTTCCTAAGAAATTTGCACCAGGGAGTACATTGACCATAACACTAAATACACTGTTTAGTTCAGCTGATGTTTTTTATAGCAAGACTTTCTAGATTATTTAAATGCCAGCCAGCTCCTTCTCTTTGAGCAGCACTGAGTCAGGTGGCTATGGCAATCCAGGTGGGGGACCTAGCTCAGCTGAGAGTGGTCACAGTAGAGATGGAAAGAAGGGGATAGATTTAAGAGAGATTTACAAGGGAAAACGGACAGGTCTTGATGGTTGATTGGATTAAGggataaggaagaaagaaagatgacacCCAGGTCTCCGTTTCAGCAACTGAGTGAATATCTCAGTAATATCAGGCAAAggtcccttcctttcctttgacCTGGTGACACTACTTAGTGACAGATCCATGTCCTGCAAATTCTCTTTAAGCTTTAAAGCATACAGAAGATCAGATGTAAGACCAGCCTCCATCTGATACTGATGGGGAAGAACACTGATGATTTCCCTACACCACACACCTGGAACCTGGCTGAGCACAGCTAAGAGGCTgtgtgtgttaaaaaataaataaataaataaataaataaataaataaataaataaataaataaataaataaataagaggctGTGTGTGTCCACCCACTGGGGATGGGGCCAGGCTGACCATCCACCCAAAGCTCCCACCCCTGGAGCAGCTCTtcttaaagggaaaagagagtcAGGCTTTTGTGAACCACATAGCAAAATCTTTCCTTTTGGAAAGAGCTCATCCTAGGGAAACCAGGGCTGAGGCCCATGGAAAAGAAACAGGATCCTCAGGGCTGCCTGCCACCATGGCCTCCAGGGACTCCATGGCCTTCCATACCGACCACCATGATGTTGAAGTCGAAACCAGTCTTCATGGTCTTCTTGCGCATCTGCTCGATG
This window contains:
- the LOC112934086 gene encoding small ribosomal subunit protein uS8-like; amino-acid sequence: MVSMNVLADVLKSINNAEKRGKRQVLIRPCSKVIVRFLTVMMKHGYIGEFEIINDHRAGKIVVNLKGRLNKCRAISPRFDVQLKDLEKWQNNLLPSRQFGFTVLTTSAGLMDHEEARQKHTGGKILGFFF